A genome region from Pseudoalteromonas tetraodonis includes the following:
- a CDS encoding NUDIX domain-containing protein, which produces MANKSRIKFTHDDVRLKPIENLYDGFFKINLYQFKHALFAGGESEVIRREILERGDAVAVLPYDPVTEQVLLIEQIRIGAIKSKHTPWLLECIAGMTDGSEDYESVVKKEAFEEAGLNLTELEFMLSYLSSPGGTTERLYLYLAHADLSQMNTGIYGLDTEGEDIKTHIMDLDEAFERLNRGEIDNAATVICLQWLALNRDRIRKKWA; this is translated from the coding sequence ATGGCGAATAAAAGTCGTATTAAATTTACCCATGACGATGTGAGATTAAAACCAATTGAAAATTTGTATGATGGTTTTTTTAAAATAAACCTTTATCAATTTAAGCATGCCTTATTTGCGGGTGGAGAGTCTGAGGTTATTCGTCGAGAAATTTTAGAGCGTGGCGATGCGGTCGCAGTATTACCTTATGATCCAGTGACTGAGCAAGTGCTGCTAATTGAACAAATTCGAATTGGCGCAATTAAAAGCAAACACACGCCTTGGCTGTTAGAATGTATAGCGGGCATGACCGATGGCAGTGAAGATTACGAGTCGGTTGTTAAAAAAGAAGCGTTTGAAGAAGCGGGACTTAATTTAACAGAACTTGAGTTTATGTTGTCTTACCTTTCAAGCCCCGGCGGTACTACAGAGCGTTTATATTTATATTTAGCTCACGCCGACTTAAGCCAAATGAATACCGGTATATACGGCTTAGACACCGAAGGTGAAGATATTAAAACGCATATTATGGATTTAGATGAAGCATTTGAGCGACTCAATCGTGGCGAGATAGATAATGCGGCTACGGTAATTTGCTTGCAATGGTTAGCACTAAATCGCGACAGAATACGTAAGAAGTGGGCATAG
- a CDS encoding DUF1249 domain-containing protein produces MTALLTTTRYIQSLPKYLTLCEHNYVRLLKLLPRERAIGSVREIKLGHSEFAINIDDIAKYTLDVSIKQLSGMVSGISPLYLTVRLYNDAKVAEIVHHDYHQRIKPSYGYPNPKMHQKDEKYQLNAFLYDWLVACVERGQSTLNWDVNNGLV; encoded by the coding sequence TTGACAGCACTTTTAACGACTACTCGATACATTCAAAGCCTTCCAAAGTATTTAACACTTTGTGAGCATAATTACGTACGCCTTTTAAAATTACTACCTCGTGAACGAGCGATTGGCAGTGTTAGAGAAATCAAACTGGGCCACAGTGAATTTGCCATCAACATAGATGACATTGCCAAGTACACCCTTGATGTATCTATTAAACAGTTATCAGGAATGGTAAGTGGTATTTCGCCTTTGTATTTAACAGTGCGCTTATATAATGATGCTAAGGTAGCCGAAATTGTCCATCATGATTACCACCAACGAATCAAACCTTCCTATGGCTACCCTAATCCTAAGATGCATCAAAAAGATGAAAAGTATCAGTTGAATGCTTTTTTATATGATTGGTTGGTTGCCTGTGTAGAGCGAGGTCAATCAACACTTAATTGGGATGTAAATAATGGCTTGGTTTGA
- a CDS encoding YqiA/YcfP family alpha/beta fold hydrolase: MVKRVIYIHGFNSSEKSYKAVRFGELMAHYDVDYCVPRLNHEPIEAIIALEQLLTPNTVLLGSSLGGFFATYLSQRYQIPAVVINPAVAPYTLLEPILGPNYNPYQDYNYQLQSRHIDALKALTVTELKHPELLYLLQQTGDEVLNFQHAIKYYSQCKQLIEFGGDHSFNGFERAFSSIVDFLKIRY, encoded by the coding sequence ATGGTTAAACGAGTAATCTATATTCACGGTTTTAATAGCTCTGAAAAATCATATAAAGCTGTGCGCTTTGGTGAGCTTATGGCACACTATGATGTTGATTATTGTGTGCCACGCTTAAATCATGAACCTATAGAGGCGATTATAGCGCTTGAACAACTATTAACACCGAATACCGTATTATTGGGCAGCTCGTTAGGTGGTTTTTTTGCCACGTATTTATCGCAGCGTTATCAAATTCCTGCGGTGGTAATTAATCCTGCCGTTGCCCCATATACATTATTAGAGCCTATACTTGGGCCTAATTATAATCCGTATCAAGATTATAATTACCAATTACAATCTCGTCATATAGATGCGTTAAAAGCATTAACGGTGACAGAGTTAAAACACCCTGAACTGTTGTATTTATTACAGCAAACAGGGGATGAAGTGTTAAATTTTCAGCACGCAATAAAGTATTACTCACAATGTAAACAGTTAATTGAATTTGGCGGCGATCATAGCTTTAATGGCTTTGAGCGAGCTTTTTCAAGCATTGTCGATTTTCTTAAAATCAGATATTAG
- the parE gene encoding DNA topoisomerase IV subunit B: MTQQNYNAEAIEVLNGLEPVKRRPGMYTDTSRPNHLGQEVIDNSVDEAMAGHATRIDVILHEDNSLEVSDDGRGMPIDIHPEEGIPGVELIFTKLHAGGKFSNKNYQFSGGLHGVGISVVNALSTRVEVTVRRDAQQFRMAFEHGDKVEDLNVIGSVGKRNTGTTVRFWPDTSYFDSANFSLTKLNHLLKAKAVLCPGLRIKFVNKQTKETQEWFYETGLKDYLVEAVKGYEILPKDPFVGEFSSSIEGADWAVVWMPEGGESTAESYVNLIPTAQGGTHVNGLRQGLLEAMREFCEFRNLLPRGVKLTPDDIWERCSYVLSVKMQDPQFAGQTKEKLSSRSCAAFVSGVVKDAFSLWLNEHTDTAELLSELCISNAQRRLRAAKKVVRKRVTSGPALPGKLTDCSAADNDRTELFLVEGDSAGGSAKQARDREFQAIMPLRGKILNTWEVESGQILASQEVHDISVALGIDPDSSDLSGLRYNKICILADADSDGLHIATLLCALFVRHFPQLVKTGHVYVAMPPLFRIDIGKDVYYALDEDEKTGILARIEAEKKRGKVNVQRFKGLGEMNPLQLRETTMDPNTRRLVQLTLDEEQQTMEMMDMLLAKKRSSDRRQWLEDHGNKAQV, from the coding sequence ATGACTCAACAAAATTATAACGCCGAAGCCATTGAAGTACTTAATGGATTAGAGCCGGTAAAACGCCGCCCAGGCATGTATACAGACACATCGCGCCCCAATCATTTAGGCCAAGAGGTTATTGATAACAGTGTTGATGAAGCAATGGCCGGGCATGCGACGCGTATTGATGTCATTTTGCATGAAGATAACTCACTTGAAGTGAGCGATGATGGTCGGGGGATGCCGATAGATATTCACCCTGAAGAAGGTATTCCTGGGGTTGAACTAATATTCACCAAATTACACGCAGGTGGTAAGTTTTCAAATAAAAATTACCAGTTCTCTGGTGGTTTGCATGGGGTAGGTATCTCGGTCGTTAATGCGCTATCTACCCGTGTGGAAGTAACGGTTCGCCGTGACGCACAGCAATTTAGAATGGCTTTTGAGCATGGCGATAAAGTTGAAGATTTAAATGTTATTGGCTCAGTGGGTAAACGCAATACCGGTACTACCGTGCGCTTTTGGCCAGATACCAGCTATTTTGATTCTGCTAACTTTTCACTGACTAAGCTTAACCATTTATTAAAAGCCAAAGCGGTACTATGCCCAGGTTTGCGTATTAAGTTTGTAAATAAACAAACGAAAGAAACCCAAGAGTGGTTTTATGAAACCGGCTTAAAAGATTACTTAGTAGAAGCAGTTAAAGGCTATGAGATACTGCCTAAAGACCCATTTGTAGGTGAGTTTTCAAGTTCTATTGAAGGCGCTGATTGGGCCGTTGTATGGATGCCTGAAGGCGGTGAGTCAACAGCCGAAAGTTATGTAAACTTAATTCCTACCGCACAAGGTGGCACCCACGTAAATGGCCTGCGCCAAGGGCTTTTAGAGGCGATGCGTGAATTTTGTGAATTTAGAAACTTATTACCACGTGGTGTAAAGCTCACCCCAGATGATATTTGGGAACGTTGTAGTTATGTATTGTCGGTAAAAATGCAAGACCCACAATTTGCAGGGCAAACCAAAGAAAAACTCTCATCACGTTCATGTGCTGCGTTTGTATCGGGTGTCGTAAAAGATGCCTTTAGCTTATGGCTAAATGAGCACACTGACACTGCAGAGTTACTTTCTGAATTGTGTATTTCAAATGCACAGCGTCGCTTACGCGCGGCTAAAAAAGTAGTTCGTAAACGTGTTACTTCAGGCCCTGCATTACCAGGCAAACTGACCGATTGTAGTGCTGCTGATAATGACCGCACGGAATTGTTTTTAGTAGAGGGTGATTCAGCGGGTGGCTCAGCTAAACAAGCGCGAGATCGTGAGTTCCAAGCAATCATGCCACTAAGAGGTAAAATTTTAAATACTTGGGAAGTAGAATCAGGGCAAATTTTGGCCTCTCAAGAAGTGCATGATATTTCAGTGGCATTGGGTATTGACCCCGATTCAAGTGATTTATCAGGGCTGCGTTACAATAAAATATGTATATTAGCGGATGCTGACTCGGATGGACTGCACATTGCCACTTTATTGTGTGCCTTATTTGTGCGCCACTTCCCACAATTGGTAAAAACTGGGCATGTGTATGTTGCTATGCCACCGCTGTTTAGAATTGATATTGGTAAAGATGTTTATTACGCGCTTGATGAAGATGAAAAAACGGGCATTTTAGCGCGTATAGAAGCAGAGAAAAAACGCGGTAAGGTAAACGTGCAACGCTTTAAAGGCTTGGGTGAAATGAACCCGCTACAATTGCGTGAAACAACCATGGATCCAAATACCCGTCGTTTAGTGCAGCTTACTCTTGATGAAGAGCAGCAAACAATGGAAATGATGGATATGTTACTTGCTAAAAAGCGTTCATCAGATCGCCGCCAATGGCTTGAAGATCACGGTAACAAAGCACAAGTTTAA
- a CDS encoding metallophosphoesterase: MAWFDDTYYFEQAQLRIAHITDCHLFSDKQGEYFGVNTAEHFTRALTDIAKQQPDALIFGGDLTQDHSFNSYLLFAELIHNSDLDCPVFWVPGNHDEIDQLNLISGGQIQRAKHIVAQGFELILINSKGNTPAGWVTPSHLEEIMACLVDSDNRHIAFCHHNPLPINGYLDKHMLENGPQLLNLLVNNGRVDALFHGHVHNDYQQQFRELDIYATPASSVQFTKHSATWQQEDKGAAYRMLHLNAEQQKVHIRTDVVWLNE; this comes from the coding sequence ATGGCTTGGTTTGATGATACGTATTATTTTGAGCAAGCCCAGCTTCGTATAGCCCATATAACGGATTGTCACCTTTTTAGCGATAAGCAGGGCGAGTATTTTGGGGTTAACACCGCAGAACATTTTACTAGGGCACTTACAGATATAGCAAAACAGCAGCCTGATGCCTTGATATTTGGTGGCGATTTAACCCAAGATCACAGCTTTAATTCCTATTTATTATTTGCTGAACTGATTCATAATAGTGACCTTGATTGCCCCGTATTTTGGGTTCCCGGCAATCATGATGAAATTGATCAGCTCAATTTAATTAGTGGCGGGCAAATACAACGCGCTAAACATATTGTGGCGCAAGGGTTTGAACTGATATTAATTAATTCTAAAGGAAATACCCCTGCTGGGTGGGTGACGCCCTCGCATTTAGAGGAAATTATGGCGTGTTTAGTCGATTCAGATAATCGTCATATTGCATTTTGTCATCACAACCCATTACCTATTAATGGCTACCTAGACAAACACATGCTAGAAAATGGGCCGCAGCTATTAAATTTATTAGTTAATAATGGCCGCGTTGATGCGCTGTTTCATGGGCATGTTCACAATGACTACCAACAGCAATTTAGAGAGCTTGATATTTACGCGACACCGGCCAGTTCCGTGCAGTTTACAAAGCACAGTGCTACTTGGCAGCAAGAAGATAAAGGGGCGGCTTATCGTATGCTGCACTTAAATGCTGAGCAACAAAAGGTGCATATACGCACGGACGTGGTATGGTTAAACGAGTAA